The following proteins are encoded in a genomic region of Candidatus Dormiibacterota bacterium:
- a CDS encoding PQQ-dependent sugar dehydrogenase, protein MSRRLSGTRMRTSCIGVTLLILAAFPAAAQTVNDPGLQVEIIAGGLAQPTTMAFIADNDILVLQKGNGQVRRVIGGVVQAAPVLDVAVDSASERGLLGIALDPDFAVNRRVFLDYTESATGADTAGSPVPLGNRVYRYTWDGTALVNPVLVLDLPVTSGPNHNGGVLTFGPDGALYAVIGDLNRGGKLQNFPTGPAPDDTGVIFRVDTNGAAFADNPFFNPLNPSDPMNRYYAYGVRNSFGLTIDPVTGALWDTENGPDAYDEVNRIVPGLNSGWTQIMGPDLRDPQGQGDLWVAPRSVYSDPEFSWAIPVAPTALAFPASPLAGCGQLHNLLVGDNNCGQLYRFVPNAARDGLAFSSPALQDLVADNNAAICSAEMSEIVFGSGFGIVTDLENGPDGRLYVVSLTQGRVYRIGPKPGAFPDADGDGAADACDCAPSDAGSYAAPVEVPRLRATGVAPTDLNWDPQAASAGPGTVYTVVTGDSTVLRSDGGFASACTLSRGVAATSLTETRPDPPAGSGYYYLVRAENACANGTFGEPPLDATLPPDCPCSARTGGAMIRFGIQNESLTVWVTNGPFIDRAVQLLATGGRQVPIFGTLFDGAACDPQWTWHVDPQNVSFADAAIELCDGLPSHIEANKAYWLGTVKSYCPWSAVVTAIDDRR, encoded by the coding sequence ATGAGCCGCCGACTCTCTGGCACCCGCATGCGGACGTCGTGCATCGGCGTCACGCTCCTCATTCTCGCGGCCTTCCCAGCCGCGGCGCAGACGGTCAACGATCCCGGGCTCCAGGTCGAAATCATCGCCGGCGGTCTGGCGCAGCCGACGACGATGGCCTTCATCGCGGACAACGACATCCTGGTCCTGCAGAAGGGGAACGGACAGGTGCGCCGGGTCATCGGCGGAGTCGTCCAGGCGGCCCCGGTGCTCGACGTGGCCGTCGACTCGGCCAGCGAGCGGGGGCTGCTCGGCATCGCCCTAGACCCGGACTTCGCGGTCAACCGGCGCGTCTTCCTGGATTACACCGAGAGCGCGACCGGCGCCGACACGGCGGGCTCCCCGGTCCCGCTCGGGAACCGGGTCTACCGGTATACCTGGGACGGGACCGCGCTCGTCAACCCGGTGCTGGTGCTCGATCTGCCGGTGACGTCCGGCCCGAATCACAACGGCGGGGTCCTGACGTTCGGCCCGGACGGCGCCCTGTACGCCGTGATCGGCGACCTGAACCGCGGCGGCAAGCTGCAGAACTTCCCTACGGGCCCCGCCCCCGACGACACCGGTGTGATCTTCCGCGTGGACACGAACGGTGCGGCGTTCGCCGACAATCCCTTCTTCAACCCGCTCAACCCATCCGACCCGATGAACCGCTACTACGCGTACGGCGTGCGCAACTCGTTCGGGCTGACGATCGACCCGGTCACAGGCGCCTTGTGGGACACGGAGAACGGACCGGACGCGTACGATGAGGTGAACCGGATCGTCCCCGGTCTCAACAGCGGCTGGACGCAGATCATGGGACCCGACCTCCGCGACCCGCAGGGGCAGGGCGACCTCTGGGTCGCCCCCCGATCCGTCTACAGCGATCCGGAATTCTCCTGGGCGATCCCGGTCGCCCCCACCGCCCTCGCGTTCCCCGCCAGCCCGCTCGCCGGATGCGGGCAGCTGCACAACCTCCTGGTCGGAGACAACAACTGCGGGCAGCTCTACCGCTTTGTGCCGAATGCCGCGCGCGACGGCCTGGCGTTCTCCTCGCCCGCGCTGCAGGACCTGGTCGCCGACAACAACGCCGCGATCTGCTCCGCGGAGATGTCGGAGATCGTCTTCGGCTCGGGCTTCGGCATCGTCACCGATCTCGAGAACGGACCGGACGGGAGACTGTACGTCGTGTCTCTCACCCAGGGGAGGGTGTATCGCATCGGCCCCAAGCCGGGCGCCTTCCCGGACGCCGACGGCGATGGAGCCGCCGACGCATGCGACTGCGCCCCCTCGGACGCCGGTTCATACGCCGCGCCCGTCGAGGTCCCGCGCCTGCGCGCCACGGGCGTGGCGCCGACCGATCTGAACTGGGATCCCCAGGCGGCTTCGGCCGGCCCCGGCACGGTCTACACCGTCGTGACCGGTGACTCCACCGTGCTCAGGAGCGACGGCGGATTCGCCTCGGCCTGCACGCTCAGCCGCGGCGTCGCCGCCACGAGCCTTACCGAGACACGTCCCGATCCCCCGGCCGGCTCCGGGTACTACTACCTCGTGCGGGCAGAGAACGCCTGCGCCAACGGCACGTTCGGAGAGCCTCCGCTCGATGCGACCCTGCCGCCCGACTGCCCGTGCAGCGCGCGTACCGGCGGAGCGATGATCAGATTCGGGATTCAGAACGAGTCACTGACCGTCTGGGTGACGAACGGCCCCTTCATCGACCGGGCGGTGCAGCTCCTCGCCACGGGCGGCCGTCAAGTCCCGATCTTCGGAACCCTTTTCGACGGTGCGGCCTGCGACCCCCAGTGGACCTGGCACGTCGATCCGCAGAACGTCTCCTTCGCCGACGCCGCCATCGAGCTGTGCGACGGCCTCCCCTCCCACATCGAGGCGAACAAGGCGTACTGGCTGGGTACCGTGAAGTCGTATTGTCCCTGGTCGGCGGTGGTCACGGCCATAGACGACCGACGTTGA